The following proteins are encoded in a genomic region of Catharus ustulatus isolate bCatUst1 chromosome 4, bCatUst1.pri.v2, whole genome shotgun sequence:
- the CCDC71L gene encoding coiled-coil domain-containing protein 71L, producing MTRSRKQAALERGAGKMNTEAGSAAAAAAGARAATAAAAAAAGAAGGEPAAAAWGLEGEAEKVVYSRSQVSFAGTKALSDALKLFMPKSTEFMSSDSELWNFLCSLKHEFSPVILRSKDVYGYSSCRAIVPDPPPPSERPRRRAGKRRLPAADAKRRPGAAGGSAKRRRRRRRRRRERGRQRPAAGGPRAQEEEAAAEAPEPSGEQADSEQGSPAAAAWEPFGGKSLEEIWKAATPRLTTFPTIRVRGSLWSQRSLAAARRRAQRILGVDLSPVVRVRRLPVVPS from the coding sequence ATGACCCGCAGTAGGAAGCAGGCGGCGCTGGAGAGAGGAGCCGGGAAGATGAACACAGAGGCGGGGAGcgccgcggcggcggctgcgggagcCCGGGCGgcgacggcggcggcggcggcggcagcaggagcGGCCGGCGGCGAACCGGCGGCTGCCGcctgggggctggagggggaggCGGAGAAAGTTGTGTACTCGCGCTCGCAGGTCTCCTTCGCCGGCACCAAGGCGCTGAGCGACGCCCTCAAGCTCTTCATGCCCAAGTCCACGGAGTTCATGAGCTCCGACTCGGAGCTGTGGAACTTCCTCTGTAGCCTCAAGCACGAGTTCTCCCCGGTCATCCTCCGCAGTAAGGACGTCTACGGATACTCCTCCTGCCGCGCCATCGTCCCCGACCCGCCGCCACCCTcggagcggccccgccgccgcgccggCAAGCGGCGCCTCCCGGCCGCCGACGCCAAGCGCCGgcccggggcggcgggcggcagcgccaagcggcggcggcggcggcggcgccgcaGGAGGGAGCGGGGCAGGCAGCGGCCCGCGGCCGGTGGCCCCCGCgcccaggaggaggaggcggcggcggaggcGCCGGAGCCCTCGGGCGAGCAAGCGGACAGCGAGCAGggcagcccggcggcggccgccTGGGAGCCGTTCGGCGGCAAGTCGCTGGAGGAGATCTGGAAGGCGGCCACCCCCCGCCTCACCACGTTCCCCACCATCCGTGTGCGGGGCAGCCTGTGGAGCCAGcggagcctggcggcggcgcggcggcgggcgcagcGGATCCTCGGCGTGGACCTGTCCCCCGTGGTGCGGGTGCGCCGCTTGCCCGTGGTACCGTCCTGA